From Tripterygium wilfordii isolate XIE 37 chromosome 16, ASM1340144v1, whole genome shotgun sequence, one genomic window encodes:
- the LOC119980545 gene encoding cilia- and flagella-associated protein 20 produces the protein MFRNTFQSGFLSILYSLGSKPLQIWDKEVVNGHVKRPHDEDIQSNVLEVVGSNIQSTYITCPADPNATLGIKLPFLVLIVKNLKKYFTFEIQVLDDKNVRRRFRASNFQAVTRVKPYICTMPLRIDDGWNQIQLNLADFTKRAYGTNYVETLRVQVHANCRLRRIYFSDRLYSEEELPPEFKLYLPMQKA, from the exons ATGTTCAGGAACACCTTTCAGTCTGGATTCTTGTCCATCCTATACAGCCTTGG GAGCAAACCTTTGCAGATATGGGATAAAGAAG TTGTGAATGGCCATGTAAAACGACCACATGATGAAGACATACAATCCAACGTTCTTGAAGTAGTTGGATCAAATATCCAGTCCACATATATTACATGCCCAGCTGACCCGAATGCAACTCTTGGTATAAAACTCCCTTTCTTGGTTTTGATTGTGAAGAACCTAAAGAAGTACTTCACTTTTGAGATTCAAGTGCTGGATGATAAGAATGTCAGGCGTCGATTCCGAGCTTCTAATTTTCAA GCTGTTACACGAGTGAAGCCTTACATCTGCACCATGCCTCTGAGGATAGATGATGGATGGAATCAAATCCAATTGAATCTGGCTGATTTTACCAAGAGAGCATATGGAACCAACTATGTGGAGACATTGCGGGTTCAAGTTCATGCGAATTGCCGCTTGAGGAGGATATATTTCTCTGACCGTCTATACTCTGAAGAGGAACTCCCTCCGGAATTTAAACTATACCTCCCAATGCAG AAAGCATGA
- the LOC119980488 gene encoding transcription termination factor MTERF8, chloroplastic-like, with protein sequence MANISLRKLFSLIQKRYFNTSPAAPSAAQFLSDSCGLPLESAISVSKKFQLDEKKFQKLKSVLCFLKSRGFDDTQVVKLIEKRPSILLRTVDGNLKPKFDFLLNNGFSGQLLPELIVANPAVIGRGLKSHIKPSFRYLMSFTGSNENVVAAIRRGLWLLTCDFNVRLKPNIDMLINEGVPSKRIMKLLVRKPRFVIQSNDTTIYAIRTLKNMGMNAKDPLFLRAFCTVISMTESTLKDKFDVFKSLGWNEDQIFYAFRRSPSCFACSREGIKKKVDFYVNTMKLKIETLIENPTVLTYSIDSRSLPRHNILAVLESKNLVEKGIKIQTLLAMSDKVFMEKFVLKYMDQVPNLMEKYKSAKSVKERKILEKKLGERESKTKEEVEFLD encoded by the coding sequence ATGGCGAACATCTCCTTGagaaaattgttttctttgataCAGAAACGCTATTTCAATACATCTCCAGCAGCTCCGTCCGCAGCTCAATTCCTCTCCGACTCATGTGGGCTTCCCTTAGAATCCGCCATTTCAGTCTCCAAAAAGTTCCAGCTCGACGAGAAGAAGTTCCAGAAGCTGAAATCGGTGCTCTGTTTCTTGAAGTCTCGTGGATTCGATGATACCCAGGTTGTCAAATTAATCGAGAAGCGCCCCAGTATCCTTCTCCGCACGGTAGACGGCAATCTCAAGCCCAAATTTGACTTCTTGCTCAACAATGGCTTCTCAGGTCAGCTTCTGCCAGAACTAATTGTTGCTAATCCTGCAGTTATAGGGAGAGGATTAAAATCTCACATAAAACCCAGTTTTCGATATTTGATGTCATTCACTGGGAGTAATGAGAATGTTGTAGCTGCTATTAGGCGTGGTTTGTGGCTGTTAACTTGTGATTTCAATGTCAGATTGAAACCAAATATAGATATGTTGATCAATGAAGGTGTACCGTCGAAAAGAATAATGAAATTGCTGGTAAGGAAACCAAGATTTGTTATACAAAGCAATGACACGACCATTTATGCTATCAGAACTTTGAAAAATATGGGTATGAATGCTAAGGATCCTCTGTTTTTACGTGCTTTCTGCACCGTGATATCGATGACTGAGTCGACTTTGAAGGATAAATTTGATGTGTTCAAGAGTTTGGGGTGGAATGAAGATCAAATCTTTTATGCTTTCAGGCGTTCCCCGAGTTGTTTTGCTTGTTCCAGGGAGGGAATCAAGAAGAAAGTGGACTTTTATGTGAACACCATGAAATTGAAGATAGAGACTCTAATCGAAAACCCCACGGTTCTTACCTATTCCATTGATTCAAGATCTCTTCCAAGGCATAACATCCTGGCAGTTTTAGAATCAAAGAACCTGGTGGAGAAGGGTATAAAGATTCAAACATTACTGGCAATGAGTGATAAGGTTTTCATGGAAAAATTTGTTCTAAAGTATATGGACCAGGTCCCAAATCTGATGGAGAAGTACAAAAGTGCCAAGTCTGTAAAGGAAAGAAAGATATTAGAGAAGAAACTAGGGGAAAGGGAAAGTAAAACCAAAGAAGAGGTAGAATTTCTTGACTAG
- the LOC119980487 gene encoding THO complex subunit 1, whose amino-acid sequence MEVLKSAILQPGSVENFALQTVQEVIKPQRPTKLAQDENQLLENMLRTLLQELVSAAVQSGEQIMQYGQSIDDVENAQGQIPRLLDFVLYLCEKEHVEGGMIFQLLEDLTEMSTMRNCKDIFGYIESKQDVLGKQELFARGKLVMLRTCNQLLRRLSKANDVVFCGRILMFLAHFFPLSERSAVNIKGVFNTSNETKYEKEPPDGIAVDFNFYQTFWSLQEYFCNPASLPLAPNKWQKFTSSLMVVLNTFEAQPLSDEEGNTNNLEEEAATFNIKYLTSSKLMGLELKDPSFRRHVLVQCLILFDYLKSPGKHDKDVASDSMKEEIKSCEERVKKLLEVTPPKGKDFLRSIEHILEREKNWVWWKRDGCPPFEKQPTEKKAVQEGPKKRRPRWRLGNRELSQLWKWADQNPNALTDPQRVLTPASTEYWKPLAEDMDPAAGIEAEYHHKNNRVYCWKGLRLAARQDLEGFSRFTDHGIEGVVPLELLSPDVRTKYHNKPSDKSKRAKKEETMNASQQAEENQIATPASEIDGEAIRTDLEAAAAPMDTDATTAIGNISQGGTPTPEENQKQSPDTDVGQESAQLEADAEVDVGLDGETDPEAEVELDTAG is encoded by the exons ATG GAAGTATTGAAAAGTGCTATACTGCAGCCAGGGTCAGTGGAGAATTTCGCCCTCCAGACAGTTCAAGAAGTGATAAAGCCTCAG AGACCAACGAAATTAGCGCAAGATGAGAACCAATTGTTGGAGAATATGCTTCGTACattgcttcaggagttggtg TCAGCTGCGGTGCAGTCAGGGGAGCAGATAATGCAGTATGGGCAATCAATCGATGATGTGGAGAATGCCCAAGGCCAAATTCCTCGTCTTCTAG ACTTTGTATTGTATCTTTGCGAGAAAGAACATGTTGAAGGTGGTATGATATTCCAACTACTCGAGGACTTGACTGAAATGTCTACAATGAGAAATTGCAAGGATATTTTTGGCTACATAGAGAGTAAACAAGACGTATTAGGGAAG CAAGAGCTGTTTGCTCGTGGAAAACTAGTGATGTTGAGAACATGCAATCAACTTCTTCGGCGCCTGTCAAAG GCAAATGATGTAGTATTTTGTGGACGAATTCTCATGTTCCTGGCTCATTTTTTCCCATTGTCTGAACGTTCAG CTGTTAATATAAAAGGAGTTTTTAACACGTCAAATGAGACAAAATACGAGAAGGAGCCACCAGATG GCATTGCGGTTGACTTCAACTTTTATCAGACCTTTTGGAGTTTGCAA GAATATTTTTGTAACCCCGCTTCTCTCCCGCTTGCTCCTAACAAGTGGCAAAAATTTACATCCAGTTTGATG GTTGTGTTGAATACATTTGAAGCTCAGCCTTTGAGTGATGAAGAGGGAAACACTAATAATTTGGAGGAAGAGGCAGCAacttttaatattaaatatcttACTAGTAGCAAACTAATGGGATTAGAG TTAAAAGATCCAAGTTTCCGACgtcatgttcttgtgcaatgcCTTATTTTATTTGACTATTTGAAG TCTCCTGGAAAACATGACAAAGATGTGGCATCTGATAGCATG AAGGAAGAAATAAAATCTTGCGAGGAGCGTGTTAAGAAATTACTTGAAGTAACTCCTCCCAAAGGGAAAGATTTTCTTCGTAGTATTGAGCATATATTAGAGCGTGAAAAGAATTGG GTTTGGTGGAAACGTGATGGTTGCCCACCATTTGAAAAGCAACCTACAGAGAAGAAAGCTGTCCAAGAGGGACCTAAAAAACG TAGGCCAAGGTGGAGACTGGGAAATAGGGAACTCTCTCAGTTGTGGAAATGGGCTGATCAAAACCCG AACGCTTTGACTGATCCTCAACGTGTTCTAACTCCGGCAAGCACAGAGTATTGGAAACCACTGGCTGAAGAT ATGGACCCAGCAGCTGGAATAGAGGCTGAGTACCACCACAAAAATAATCGG GTTTACTGCTGGAAAGGTCTTCGATTGGCTGCTCGTCAAGACTTGGAAGGGTTTTCTAGA TTTACTGATCATGGTATTGAAGGGGTTGTTCCTCTAGAGCTTTTGTCACCTGATGTTCGAACCAAGTACCATAATAAACCGAGCGACAAATCTAAACGTGCCAAAAAAGAAGAGACGATGAATGCTTCACAGCAAGCTGAAGAAAATCAG ATTGCAACCCCTGCTAGTGAAATTGATGGTGAGGCGATTAGAACCGATCTTGAAGCCGCAGCAGCACCAATGGACACTGATGCCACAACTGCTATTGGCAATATATCCCAAGGTGGAACTCCAACAccagaagaaaatcaaaagcaaagCCCCGACACAGATGTCGGTCAAGAGTCTGCCCAGTTAGAAGCTGATGCTGAAGTAGATGTTGGGTTGGATGGAGAGACAGACCCAGAAGCTGAGGTAGAGTTAGATACTGCAGGTTGA